A genomic segment from Nicotiana sylvestris chromosome 1, ASM39365v2, whole genome shotgun sequence encodes:
- the LOC104241160 gene encoding E3 ubiquitin-protein ligase PUB23-like: MSTPLLLSAYNNNQENPNNLSMDFPQHFRCPISMELMKDPVTISTGVTYERKNVEKWFYTYKKKTCPATMQAIHSFDMTPNHTLKRLILAWQSGKSQSNSSSSFSIKHDELVSLLNTIESSPFKVSSLKKLKSIVEVGDHDVKDDFKTCGGVEVLVRIIQQILIEISDFVTFRACEEALSLLIKLPIVLEEEETIKILLQPGCMKSMAIMLQRGSAEARFCTVSIFQRITKADCNWNIVIEDQGIEFFKSLLEILSDELCSKASSCALQVLIDILEKSKKSRLKAIEAGAISTLVEILPDSNKSKCEKIMYLIKLLCECADGRMGFIEHGLGIAVISKKILNISNVATKIGAKILSLICNSNPTEKVLEDMLTYGAVKKLVTLLHIGGSSSTKDRVLKIFKLHGDKWKKNPCFPYELKNYLGLGSDSL; this comes from the coding sequence ATGTCTACCCCACTTCTCCTTTCAGCTTACAACAATAATCAAGAAAATCCAAATAATCTGTCTATGGATTTTCCTCAACACTTTAGATGTCCCATTTCCATGGAGCTAATGAAAGATCCTGTTACAATATCTACTGGTGTTACATATGAGAGAAAAAATGTAGAAAAATGGTTCTATACTTACAAGAAAAAAACTTGTCCTGCTACAATGCAAGCAATTCATAGCTTTGACATGACTCCAAATCACACCCTCAAGAGACTCATTCTTGCTTGGCAAAGTGGGAAATCTCAATCAAACTCATCCTCCTCATTTTCTATCAAGCACGATGAGCTCGTTTCGTTGCTCAATACGATTGAATCGAGCCCTTTTAAGGTAAGTTCTTTAAAGAAACTCAAGTCAATTGTTGAAGTAGGTGATCATGATGTGAAGGATGATTTCAAAACATGTGGTGGAGTTGAGGTTCTTGTTAGGATCATTCAACAAATTTTAATCGAAATCTCGGATTTCGTCACGTTTAGAGCTTGTGAAGAAGCTCTTAGTCTTTTGATCAAATTGCCAATTGTATTAGAAGAAGAGGAGACAATCAAGATTTTGTTACAGCCAGGGTGCATGAAATCTATGGCTATAATGCTTCAAAGGGGAAGTGCAGAAGCAAGATTTTGCACCGTTTCGATATTCCAAAGGATCACAAAAGCTGATTGCAATTGGAATATTGTGATTGAAGATCAAGGGATTGAATTCTTCAAGTCATTGCTGGAGATTTTATCTGATGAACTTTGCAGTAAGGCAAGTTCTTGTGCATTACAAGTGTTGATAGATATACTCGAAAAATCGAAAAAATCAAGATTGAAAGCTATTGAGGCTGGTGCTATTAGCACACTAGTTGAAATTCTTCCTGATTCAAACAAATCAAAATGTGAGAAAATAATGTATTTGATCAAGTTATTGTGTGAATGTGCTGATGGAAGAATGGGATTCATAGAACATGGGCTAGGAATTGCAGTCATATCAAAGAAAATATTGAACATTTCAAATGTAGCCACAAAAATTGGGGCGAAAATTCTTTCATTGATTTGCAATTCTAACCCCACAGAGAAGGTTTTAGAGGACATGTTGACGTATGGAGCAGTGAAAAAGTTGGTTACTTTGTTACATATTGGTGGCTCTTCATCAACAAAAGATAGAGTTCTAAAGATTTTCAAGTTGCATGGTGATAAATGGAAGAAAAATCCATGTTTTCCTTATGAGCTGAAGaattatttggggttgggaagTGATTCTTTGTAA